The following coding sequences are from one Nitrospirota bacterium window:
- a CDS encoding class I SAM-dependent methyltransferase: MLLKNKKICNLCGSISFRLYKRVKSLYSDDWYDLIRCRVCGLVCVSNEISHKDLIDQYRDNENTVFYFKEKEETDKIIFCYLIKEVLQYLKFEPGMRLLDIGCGIGTFLKTAKSKGFHVTGLEPNVQSVTYAKETYGLNIIQGHLQEATFTPESFDLITIIQTLEHVPDPLGALKRSNKILKKKGMIFIEVPNLSNIYCLSNRFLNTRDRSHTFDPTAHLYYFTSMTLKKIVQSAGFSPISIYSGFNQSMLQIFFNRRALSNIFLKNILFVPYRILCRLSNFLKIGMSIRIIAIKE, from the coding sequence ATGCTGTTAAAAAACAAAAAGATTTGTAACCTTTGTGGCAGTATATCTTTTAGACTTTACAAGAGAGTTAAATCCCTATACTCTGACGATTGGTATGATCTTATTAGATGCCGGGTATGTGGTTTAGTTTGTGTATCGAATGAAATAAGCCATAAGGATCTTATCGATCAATACAGGGATAATGAAAATACGGTATTTTATTTTAAAGAAAAAGAAGAAACAGATAAAATTATTTTTTGTTATCTTATTAAAGAAGTATTGCAGTATTTAAAATTTGAGCCCGGTATGAGATTACTGGATATCGGATGTGGTATCGGAACCTTTCTGAAGACTGCAAAATCAAAGGGATTCCATGTGACCGGACTTGAACCAAATGTGCAATCTGTTACATATGCAAAAGAAACATACGGATTGAATATAATCCAGGGACATTTGCAGGAAGCGACCTTTACACCCGAATCATTTGATCTTATAACCATTATCCAGACTCTTGAGCATGTCCCCGACCCTTTGGGAGCCTTAAAGAGATCAAACAAGATATTGAAAAAAAAGGGCATGATTTTTATTGAAGTGCCTAATCTAAGTAATATCTATTGCTTGAGCAATAGATTTTTGAACACAAGGGACAGATCACATACATTTGATCCAACAGCACATCTTTATTATTTTACTTCTATGACACTAAAAAAGATCGTCCAGTCAGCAGGTTTTTCCCCAATATCTATTTATTCTGGATTCAATCAGTCAATGCTTCAGATTTTTTTTAATAGGAGAGCGTTATCAAATATATTTTTAAAAAATATTTTGTTTGTGCCATATAGAATTTTATGTAGATTATCTAATTTTTTAAAAATAGGAATGTCAATTAGAATAATTGCCATTAAAGAATAA
- a CDS encoding methyltransferase domain-containing protein, giving the protein MKERLLEFLACPECQNTLNLKIEIIENSEIKKGTLSCQKCHKIFPVKDFIPRFVKLDSYTDSFSFEWNVFHDVQMDILNNTRESEETFIYKTGFMKEDVVGKVFLDAGIGAGRFADIVSRWEGEVIGFDLSYAVDAAQKNIGQRKNVHIVQADIFKPPFKRESFDHMYSIGVLHHTPDTKKAFESLVPLLKKGGAFAVFIYEKGVYHRYSDLWRKITVRLPLRLMYIISAIAIPLYYIHKIPFLGPALQFAFPTANWPKWKWRWLDTFDWYTPKYQWKHTYPEVYRWFKESGFKDIELFDYPVCMKGFKS; this is encoded by the coding sequence TTGAAGGAGAGATTACTCGAATTTCTTGCTTGTCCTGAATGCCAAAACACATTGAATTTAAAGATAGAGATAATTGAAAACTCCGAAATAAAGAAAGGAACTTTATCTTGCCAGAAATGTCACAAGATATTTCCTGTAAAAGACTTTATACCAAGATTTGTCAAGCTGGATAGTTATACCGATAGCTTTAGTTTTGAATGGAATGTTTTTCATGATGTGCAGATGGATATATTAAACAATACACGCGAATCAGAAGAAACATTTATTTATAAAACCGGATTCATGAAAGAAGATGTTGTGGGAAAAGTATTTCTTGATGCTGGTATCGGAGCAGGAAGATTTGCTGATATTGTATCACGGTGGGAAGGGGAAGTTATTGGCTTTGATTTAAGTTATGCTGTTGATGCTGCCCAAAAAAATATAGGACAAAGAAAGAATGTCCATATTGTGCAGGCAGATATTTTCAAACCGCCTTTTAAGAGGGAATCTTTTGACCATATGTATTCTATTGGTGTCTTACACCATACTCCAGATACTAAAAAAGCTTTTGAGAGTCTTGTCCCTTTATTAAAGAAGGGTGGTGCTTTTGCTGTTTTTATATATGAAAAAGGGGTTTATCATAGATACAGTGATTTATGGAGAAAGATAACTGTCCGATTGCCTTTACGTTTAATGTATATTATTTCCGCTATTGCTATTCCCCTTTACTACATCCATAAAATCCCTTTTTTAGGACCAGCGCTTCAATTCGCCTTCCCCACTGCTAACTGGCCAAAGTGGAAATGGAGATGGCTTGATACATTTGATTGGTATACACCCAAATATCAGTGGAAGCATACATATCCTGAAGTTTATAGATGGTTTAAGGAAAGTGGTTTTAAAGATATAGAGCTTTTCGATTATCCGGTTTGCATGAAGGGATTCAAGAGTTAA
- a CDS encoding class I SAM-dependent methyltransferase, with amino-acid sequence MITKEKIIMPVDVNLPKEGMIYQREQYQKGGIGRWYWDYRDRKIIKYLVDSKCTEVNKRIIDIGCGEGILIEKILQMFPEKEIIGIDPSKENIEICKAHNLKVYHGSVYSLPFNDLSVDCVLLIEVIEHLDHPDKAISEIKRILKKNAFFIILFPHDIIFKYSRIITFKLKEAFYDSGHVKQWTPKEMHKFLVLNGFEIISRKNLPCHIWLISLHCLMVARKL; translated from the coding sequence TTGATAACTAAGGAAAAGATTATTATGCCTGTTGATGTGAATTTACCCAAAGAAGGAATGATTTATCAAAGAGAACAGTATCAGAAAGGTGGTATAGGCCGATGGTATTGGGATTACAGAGATAGGAAAATTATTAAATATTTAGTAGATAGTAAATGTACAGAAGTTAATAAGAGAATTATTGATATTGGTTGCGGAGAAGGAATTTTGATTGAGAAGATTTTGCAGATGTTTCCTGAAAAGGAGATTATTGGAATAGACCCTTCTAAAGAAAACATAGAGATTTGTAAAGCTCATAATTTAAAAGTTTATCACGGTAGTGTATATTCCTTGCCTTTTAATGATCTATCTGTCGATTGTGTTCTTCTCATTGAAGTCATAGAGCATCTTGACCATCCTGATAAAGCAATATCAGAGATAAAAAGAATCCTGAAAAAAAATGCCTTTTTTATAATACTTTTCCCCCATGATATTATTTTTAAATACTCACGAATTATAACTTTCAAGTTAAAAGAGGCTTTTTATGACTCAGGTCATGTCAAACAATGGACCCCTAAAGAAATGCATAAATTTTTAGTTCTAAATGGGTTTGAAATTATTTCAAGAAAGAATCTACCTTGTCATATTTGGTTAATCAGTCTTCACTGTTTGATGGTAGCGAGGAAATTATAG
- the asnB gene encoding asparagine synthase (glutamine-hydrolyzing), giving the protein MCGICGKINFNNEPIDEIILKKMTSSLSHRGPDDEGIYIKNNIGLGHRRLSIIDLSPFAHQPMSNEDETIWIVFNGEIYNFLELRKDLIGRGHLFRSRSDTETILHLYEDYGTECLRYLRGMFAFAIWDEKVQSLFLARDRIGKKPLYYLHSSDTFCFASEIKSILQDKTFEKIPDFTAIHHYLTYQDVPSPWTAFKNIKKLPPSHYLIYKNGKVTIKRYWKISYLPKHTMPVNELKKEILERLKEAVRIRLISDVPLGAFLSGGIDSSAVVAMMSEVMNKPVKTFSIGFKEDTYNELKYAQVIAKKFRTEHTEFIIEPKALDIIDKLIWHYNEPFADSSAIPTYYVSKLAREHVTVILNGDGGDENFAGYGRYVANQISIWMHKILPSSIAKLILPVISLMPHGKTPNNFFWRLKRFLGEYIKSPEMRNAHWLCHFTSDMKKELYTDDFFRQVSSTDSFDLIFNKYREAEANSFLDKTLYADVMMYLPDDLLVKVDIASMANSLEARSPFLDHEFMEFVARIPSDLKLNGSITKYILKETLKGILPDELLYREKMGFGVPIDHWFRNELRDMAYDIILSEKAISRGYFKKETIKRILDEHMSNKWNWHNHIWNLLMLELWHRMFIDI; this is encoded by the coding sequence ATGTGCGGTATTTGCGGAAAAATAAATTTTAATAATGAACCTATTGATGAAATCATCCTTAAGAAAATGACCTCATCTCTTTCGCATCGCGGGCCAGATGATGAGGGTATTTATATTAAAAATAATATTGGTCTAGGTCACAGGAGACTTTCAATAATAGATCTTTCACCGTTTGCCCACCAACCTATGTCAAATGAGGACGAGACTATATGGATTGTTTTTAACGGAGAAATTTATAACTTTCTTGAATTGAGAAAGGATTTAATCGGGAGAGGACATCTTTTCAGGTCTAGGAGTGATACAGAAACGATTCTACATCTTTATGAAGATTATGGTACAGAATGTTTAAGATATTTAAGGGGAATGTTTGCCTTCGCGATATGGGATGAAAAAGTTCAGTCTCTTTTTCTTGCTAGAGATAGGATCGGTAAAAAACCATTGTATTATTTGCATTCTTCAGATACCTTTTGCTTTGCCTCTGAAATAAAATCGATTCTTCAGGACAAGACATTCGAAAAGATTCCTGATTTTACTGCGATACACCATTATCTGACCTATCAGGATGTGCCATCTCCCTGGACTGCATTTAAAAATATAAAGAAATTGCCGCCTTCGCATTACCTCATATACAAGAATGGAAAAGTTACTATAAAGAGATACTGGAAAATATCTTATCTACCGAAACATACAATGCCTGTGAATGAATTAAAAAAAGAAATCCTCGAAAGGCTGAAGGAAGCCGTAAGGATCAGGCTTATCAGCGATGTGCCGCTTGGTGCATTTTTAAGTGGAGGAATTGATTCCAGTGCAGTAGTTGCCATGATGTCAGAAGTGATGAATAAACCGGTGAAGACATTTTCTATCGGGTTTAAAGAAGATACATACAACGAGCTCAAATATGCACAAGTAATTGCAAAAAAATTCAGAACAGAGCATACAGAGTTTATTATAGAACCAAAAGCTCTTGATATTATTGATAAATTGATATGGCATTATAACGAACCATTTGCAGATTCTTCAGCTATCCCGACTTATTATGTCTCCAAACTAGCGAGGGAACATGTGACTGTAATTCTGAATGGTGACGGAGGTGACGAAAACTTTGCAGGGTATGGAAGATATGTAGCAAATCAGATTTCTATATGGATGCACAAAATTTTGCCTTCATCTATTGCTAAATTAATTTTGCCAGTTATTTCTTTAATGCCACATGGAAAAACGCCGAATAATTTTTTCTGGAGGTTGAAAAGGTTTCTTGGCGAGTATATCAAATCTCCTGAGATGAGAAATGCACACTGGTTATGTCATTTTACTTCAGATATGAAAAAGGAGCTATATACAGATGATTTTTTCAGACAGGTTTCATCAACGGATTCTTTTGATCTCATTTTTAATAAATATAGAGAAGCTGAAGCTAACAGTTTTCTTGATAAGACTCTTTATGCTGATGTGATGATGTATTTACCTGATGATTTACTTGTAAAAGTTGATATTGCCTCTATGGCAAATTCGCTTGAGGCTCGATCTCCATTCCTTGATCATGAGTTCATGGAGTTTGTAGCAAGAATTCCATCAGATTTAAAACTTAATGGTAGTATAACAAAGTATATTCTAAAAGAGACGCTCAAAGGAATTTTGCCAGATGAGTTGCTTTATAGGGAGAAAATGGGTTTTGGTGTTCCAATAGACCATTGGTTTAGAAACGAATTAAGAGATATGGCTTATGATATTATATTGAGCGAAAAAGCTATCTCGAGAGGTTATTTTAAAAAAGAAACTATAAAAAGAATACTTGATGAACATATGTCTAATAAATGGAATTGGCACAACCATATATGGAATCTATTAATGCTAGAACTCTGGCACAGGATGTTTATAGATATATAG
- a CDS encoding glycosyltransferase family 2 protein — translation MSIESKNNLSIIIPAYNEAGRIASTIAKIRKFSDADIIVVSDGCTDNTVQEAKEAGAEVIELPFNLGYGAALQTGFKYALKKGYQYAVQIDADGQHDPSFIKSLIKPVLNNEVDLVIGSRYLNEGDYMPSIIKRVGAFFFARIVCIVTQKKVTDPTSGFQALNRKVMELYTSDAYPSDYPDADVIVMLHRNGMRFREIPVRMERMSGKRSMHSGLKPFYYVYKMLFSIFLNLLRKKRG, via the coding sequence ATGAGCATTGAATCAAAAAATAACCTTTCAATCATAATTCCCGCCTATAATGAAGCTGGGAGGATTGCTTCAACAATTGCTAAGATAAGGAAATTCAGTGATGCAGATATTATTGTCGTAAGTGACGGCTGTACAGATAACACAGTTCAGGAAGCGAAGGAAGCAGGCGCAGAGGTCATTGAGCTTCCATTTAATCTCGGATATGGCGCCGCCCTCCAGACTGGATTTAAATATGCTCTAAAAAAAGGATATCAATATGCAGTTCAGATTGATGCAGATGGTCAGCACGATCCTTCATTTATAAAATCCCTTATAAAACCAGTTCTTAATAATGAAGTTGATTTAGTTATAGGGTCGAGATATTTAAATGAAGGTGATTACATGCCTTCGATCATAAAACGAGTTGGGGCTTTCTTTTTTGCCCGCATAGTATGCATAGTTACACAAAAGAAGGTTACTGATCCGACATCAGGTTTCCAAGCGCTGAACAGAAAAGTAATGGAGCTTTATACAAGCGATGCATATCCATCAGACTATCCTGACGCAGATGTTATCGTAATGCTTCACAGGAATGGAATGAGATTCAGGGAGATTCCTGTAAGGATGGAAAGAATGTCAGGGAAACGCTCCATGCATAGCGGATTGAAACCTTTTTATTATGTATATAAAATGTTATTTTCAATTTTTTTAAATTTGTTAAGAAAAAAAAGGGGATAA
- a CDS encoding glycosyltransferase family 4 protein, which produces MSYLVNQSSLFDGSEEIIDSEKLKICVVCPVYHSGLGGIGKQAVTLTTELHKRGLNIFVITRKLKHVPYFFSEVKCIRIWAARPFEHRIETINFLNVLTSVTFSINLLYTLIKRKKDYNIVHFHGASIPLITTIFFLKIFKKKVIAKVSSAKLGIEAGSFKGRYGFLSKFIISLLKKVDCFIAISNEIKDGLIYEGYEKERIYRIPNFVDLKLFHPIFAKKNLNKTIVFSGALEKRKGVHILLEALNIIQREFSDVHLIILGDGSEKIYLQKIAHNLNISNKITFKGWVENVVDYLHSADIFVLPSLQEGLPNSLLEAMACGIPVIASKIGGVVDVIEDGKSGILFEPGNISDLANAIRKLLKDDDLRDKIKAEAVKIIVEKFSIERVVEEYINLYKNL; this is translated from the coding sequence TTGTCATATTTGGTTAATCAGTCTTCACTGTTTGATGGTAGCGAGGAAATTATAGACAGCGAGAAATTAAAAATTTGTGTTGTGTGTCCTGTATATCATTCTGGATTGGGAGGTATAGGAAAACAGGCTGTTACTCTCACAACAGAATTACATAAGAGAGGTTTAAATATTTTCGTAATTACAAGAAAATTAAAACATGTACCATATTTTTTTTCAGAGGTTAAGTGTATAAGAATATGGGCAGCCAGACCATTTGAACATAGAATAGAAACAATAAATTTTCTAAATGTTCTAACTTCAGTAACTTTTTCAATTAATCTACTTTATACGTTAATTAAAAGAAAGAAAGATTATAATATAGTTCATTTTCATGGAGCGAGTATCCCGCTTATAACTACAATCTTTTTTTTGAAAATTTTTAAAAAGAAGGTTATTGCAAAAGTCTCTTCTGCAAAATTGGGGATCGAGGCAGGGTCTTTCAAAGGAAGATATGGGTTTTTAAGCAAATTTATTATTTCTCTCTTGAAAAAGGTTGATTGCTTTATTGCTATCAGTAATGAGATCAAAGATGGATTAATTTATGAAGGGTATGAAAAGGAGAGAATCTATCGAATTCCAAATTTTGTTGATCTTAAGCTTTTTCATCCTATTTTTGCAAAGAAAAATCTTAATAAGACTATTGTTTTTTCAGGTGCTCTTGAAAAACGCAAGGGAGTGCATATTCTGTTGGAAGCATTGAATATTATTCAAAGGGAATTTTCAGATGTTCACCTGATTATTCTTGGGGATGGTTCGGAAAAAATTTATCTTCAAAAGATTGCACATAATTTAAATATTTCGAATAAAATTACATTTAAAGGATGGGTTGAAAATGTTGTTGATTATCTTCATAGCGCTGATATTTTTGTTTTACCATCACTGCAAGAAGGACTTCCTAATTCTCTTTTAGAAGCAATGGCCTGTGGAATTCCTGTTATAGCATCAAAAATAGGTGGAGTTGTAGATGTTATTGAGGATGGCAAATCAGGAATCCTTTTTGAACCAGGCAATATATCTGATTTAGCTAATGCAATCAGGAAATTATTAAAAGATGATGATTTAAGAGATAAAATAAAAGCTGAAGCAGTTAAGATAATAGTTGAAAAATTTTCGATCGAAAGAGTAGTAGAAGAGTATATTAATCTTTATAAAAATCTATGA